The Dasypus novemcinctus isolate mDasNov1 chromosome 12, mDasNov1.1.hap2, whole genome shotgun sequence genome includes a window with the following:
- the LOC105746837 gene encoding olfactory receptor 6C2-like, protein MRNRTALTTFILMGLTDEPWLKTLLFIFLFLSYVLSVTGNLAIITLTLVNSHLKTPMYLFLQNFSVLEISFTTACVPRFLYSISSGDRSITYEACASQLLFTDLFAVTEFFLLATMSYDRYMAICKPLHYMTIMNSRVCKNFILFCWIAALIIILPPISLGLGLEFCDSNVIDHFCCDASPILKISCSDTWLIEQMVIVCAVLTFIITLMCVVLSYIYIVRTIIKLPSAQQRKKAFSTCSSHMIVVSITYGSCIFIYVKPSAKDEVAINKGISLLITSISPMLNPFIYTLRNKQVKKAINDLIKKLVFLSKA, encoded by the coding sequence ATGAGAAACCGAACAGCATTAACAACCTTCATCTTGATGGGACTGACAGATGAGCCTTGGCTGAAaactctcctttttatttttctatttctttcctatgTATTGAGTGTCACTGGAAATCTAGCCATTATCACTCTCACTCTTGTTAATTCACACCTTAAAACACCTATGTATCTTTTCCTCCAAAATTTCTCTGTCTTAGAAATTTCATTCACAACTGCTTGTGTTCCCAGATTCTTGTATAGCATATCATCTGGAGACAGATCCATTACCTATGAGGCTTGTGCCAGTCAATTGTTGTTTACAGACCTCTTTGCAGTAACAGAATTTTTTCTCCTGGCCACCATGTCCTATGATCGTTATATGGCCATCTGCAAACCACTGCATTACATGACCATCATGAACAGCAGAGTATGCAAGAACTTCATCCTTTTCTGTTGGATAGCAGCACTGATAATCATTCTCCCACCAATCAGTCTGGGCCTGGGCCTGGAATTCTGTGACTCAAATGTCATTGATCACTTTTGCTGTGATGCATCTCCTATCCTGAAGATATCTTGCTCAGACACATGGCTGATAGAACAGATGGTTATAGTGTGTGCCGTGTTGACATTCATCATCACCCTCATGTGTGTAGTTCTTTCCTACATTTATATTGTCAGGACAATTATAAAACTCCCCTCTgcccaacaaaggaaaaaagcctTTTCTACTTGTTCTTCTCACATGATTGTTGTTTCGATTACTTATGGTAGCTGCATCTTCATTTATGTCAAACCTTCAGCCAAGGATGAGGTAGCTATTAATAAAGGGATTTCACTCCTTATTACTTCAATTTCACCAATGTTGAATCCCTTTATTTACACACTGAGAAATAAGCAAGTGAAGAAAGCAATTAATGACTTAATTAAAAAACTTGTATTCCTCTCAAAggcttaa